The DNA segment AAGCTGCGTGGCGTGGACAGCTACGGCATGCTGTGCTCGGCGCGCGAACTGAAACTGTCCGAAGACCACGGCGGCCTGATGGTGCTGCCGGAAGACGCGGTGGTCGGCCAGAACATCCGCGAACACCTGAACCTGGACGACCAGGTCTTCGTCATCAAGCTGACGCCGAACAAGGCCGACTGCCTGTCGATCCATGGCGTGGCGCGCGAGGTGTCGGCGCTGACCGGTGCCGCGCTGAACCTGCCTGACATGTCGCCGGTGCCGGTGACGCTCCAGGACAAGCTGCCGGTCAAGGTGTCGGCGCCCGACCTGTGCGGTCGCTTCTCCGGCCGTATTATCCGCGGCGTCAACGCACGTGCCGCCACGCCGCAGTGGATGGTGCAGCGCCTGGAGCGCTCGGGGCAGCGCAGCGTGTCCGCGCTGGTCGATATCTCGAACTACGTGATGCTGGAACTGGGCCGTCCGTCGCACGTGTTCGACCTGCACAAGATCCACGGCGGCCTCGACGTGCGCTGGGGCCGCAAGGGCGAGCAGATCAAGCTGCTGAACGGCAACACCATCGAGGTCGACGACCAGGTCGGCGTAATCGCTGACGACAAGGAAATCGAGAGCCTGGCCGGCATCATGGGCGGCGACAGCACTGCCGTCACGCTGGACACCACCGACATCTACCTCGAAGCCGCATTCTGGTGGCCGGCCGCGATCCAGGGCCGCAGCCGCCGCTACAACTTCTCGACCGACGCCGGACATCGCTTCGAACGCGGCGTGGACTACGCCACCACTGTCGAGCATATCGAGCGCATCACCGCGCTCATCCTCGAGATCTGCGGCGGCCAGGCCGGTCCGGTGGATGACCACGTGGTCAACCTGCCGGTGCGCAAGCCGGTCAGCCTGCGCGTGGCGCGCGCCGAGCGCGTGCTCGGCATCGAGCTGTCGCCGGCAGTGATCGCCGACGTGTTCCAGCGCCTGCAGTTGCCGTTCACGCGCTCGCAAGGCGCCGAAGGCGAAGTTTTCGAAGTCACGCCGCCGAGCTACCGTTTCGACATCGAGATCGAGGAAGACCTGATCGAGGAAGTCGCGCGTATCTACGGCTTCGAGCGCATCCCGGCGCGTCCGCCAGTCGCCGAAAGCGAAATGCGCCCGACCAACGAGGCTCGCCGCTCGACGCATGTGGTGCGCCACGCGCTGGCTGCGCGCGACTACCAGGAAGTCATCAACTTCGCCTTCGTCGAAGAGAAGTGGGAACGCGACTTCGCTGCCAACGACAAGCCGATCCGGCTGCTGAACCCGATCGCCAGCCAGCTGGCCGTGATGCGTTCGTCGCTGGTCGGCGGCCTGGTCGAAAAGGTGCGCTACAACCTGAACCGCAAGGCCGCGCGCGTGCGCCTGTTCGAGGTGGGCCGCGTGTTCCATCGCGACGAGAACGTGAAGGACGGCGGCCTGACGGTGGCCGGTTACCACCAGCCGATGATGGCCGCGGGCATCGCCTACGGCCCGGCGTTTGAAGAGCAGTGGGGCATCGCCACGCGCAATGTCGACTTCTTCGATGTGAAGGGCGATGTCGAAGCACTGTTCCATCCGCGCGTGCCGCGCTTCGAGCCGGTGTCACACCCGGCGCTGCATCCTGGCCGCGCCGCGCGCGTGCTGGTCGATGGCAAGCCGGTTGGCGTCGTCGGCGAGCTGCATCCGCGCTGGCTGCAGGAATACGAACTGCAGCACGCACCGGTGCTGTTCGAACTGCAGCTCGACGCGCTGCGCGAGACCGGCCTGCCCGCGTACACCGAGGTCTCCAAGTTCCCCGCTGCCGTGCGCGACCTGGCGGTGGTGGTGAAGCAATCGGTACGCGTGCAGGACATGCTCGACGCCATGCGCGCGGCGCTGGAAAAGCAGGGCTATGGCCGCTTCTGCCAGGGCCTGGTGCTGTTCGACGAGTTCCGTCCCAAGGCCGCTTCGGCCGCCATTGGCGCGGACGAGAAAAGCCTTGCGTTCCGGGTGACCTTGCAAGATACTGGGTCGACCCTCCAGGACGAAACCGTCGACAGCGCAGTGCGCTGCATGGTCGACGCGCTGACAGAGGCCTTCCAGGCCCGGCTGCGCGGCTAGACCGACATCACCAGCGACGGCTTTACGATAAACAAGGGCGCCCGAGCCTGGCCTCGGGCGGATCGCCAGACAGACACTTGAGCGATCGACATGAATGATCGAGACGCGAATTCCATGACCGCTGCAGCACTGGGTGACATGAGCGACCGGCAGGCTTCCACCCTTGACGACGCGACGCCGGATACCCGCGCGCCCGAAGTTCCTACGCTGACCAAGGCCGAACTTGCCGAGATGCTGTTCGACCAGGTCGGCCTGAACAAGCGCGAATCCAAGGACATGGTCGAAGCCTTCTTCGACGTCATCCGCGAAGCGCTGGAGCACGGCGACAGCGTCAAGCTGTCCGGCTTCGGCAACTTCCAGTTGCGCGACAAGCCGCAGCGGCCCGGGCGCAATCCCAAGACCGGTGAAGTGATTCCGATCACCGCGCGCAGGGTCGTGACGTTCCACGCCAGCCAGAAGCTCAAGGGCCTGGTGGAAGAACGCGCGGACATCGCCGGCTGACGCGTCACCGCCTCACCCGAAAGGCGGATTGCTTCGGCAGGCCTGCATCGGTATCCTTCTGGGCGCGCAAAACCTTGCGCGCCAACCTCATGGCCGGCATGGCCTGACGCTCGTCTACACACCGCATGTCGGACAAATCCAGCGAACGCATCGCCTTGCCGCCGATCCCGGCCAAGCGCTACTTCACCATCGGTGAGGTGAGCGAGCTTTGCGCCGTCAAGCCGCATGTCCTGCGCTACTGGGAGCAGGAGTTCACGCAGCTCAAGCCGGTCAAGCGCCGCGGCAACCGCCGCTACTACCAGCACCATGAAGTGCTGCTGATCCGGCGCATCCGCGAACTGCTGTACGAGCAGGGCTTCACCATCAACGGCGCGCGCAACCGGCTCGACGAAGGCCGCCATCACACTGCCGCGGCGCCGGAAACCGCCGACGAAAGCCGCGAGGAAAGCCCGGCAGCGCTGTCGATCGATGTGGCCGGTTTGCGCAATGAACTGGTCGAGGTGCAGCACCTGCTCGCACAACTGCGCGAGATCGCGAAGCAGGGATAATTTGTGCTTCGGGAGCTAGTCATGCACGAAATGCTTCTGATATAATCTTCTTCTTTCGGGGCGTAGCGCAGCCTGGTAGCGTACCTGCATGGGGTGCAGGTGGTCGGAGGTTCAAATCCTCTCGCCCCGACCAGACAAGAAACCCGCTTGGTGAATGCCAGGCGGGTTTTTTCATTGTGCGTCTTGTTCGCAGCGATGCGATCGTGTGTTGCTTCAGCTTGCATCGCTTGGCCATGCGGTCCCACGGTGGAAGGCGATGAGGCGTAACGCTTTGATACACCCTCTGACAGCGGCTGTTGTTATGCTCAGCGACTTCATGCGCAGGTCGTTCTCATGGCACGC comes from the Cupriavidus sp. P-10 genome and includes:
- the pheT gene encoding phenylalanine--tRNA ligase subunit beta gives rise to the protein MQFSESWLRTFANPEKISTDALSHSLTMAGLEVEEVGPVAPPFDKVVVAHVLSTERHPNADRLNVCQVDAGTGETLQIVCGAPNVKPGIKVPCALVGAVLPPAEDGGNPFEIKVGKLRGVDSYGMLCSARELKLSEDHGGLMVLPEDAVVGQNIREHLNLDDQVFVIKLTPNKADCLSIHGVAREVSALTGAALNLPDMSPVPVTLQDKLPVKVSAPDLCGRFSGRIIRGVNARAATPQWMVQRLERSGQRSVSALVDISNYVMLELGRPSHVFDLHKIHGGLDVRWGRKGEQIKLLNGNTIEVDDQVGVIADDKEIESLAGIMGGDSTAVTLDTTDIYLEAAFWWPAAIQGRSRRYNFSTDAGHRFERGVDYATTVEHIERITALILEICGGQAGPVDDHVVNLPVRKPVSLRVARAERVLGIELSPAVIADVFQRLQLPFTRSQGAEGEVFEVTPPSYRFDIEIEEDLIEEVARIYGFERIPARPPVAESEMRPTNEARRSTHVVRHALAARDYQEVINFAFVEEKWERDFAANDKPIRLLNPIASQLAVMRSSLVGGLVEKVRYNLNRKAARVRLFEVGRVFHRDENVKDGGLTVAGYHQPMMAAGIAYGPAFEEQWGIATRNVDFFDVKGDVEALFHPRVPRFEPVSHPALHPGRAARVLVDGKPVGVVGELHPRWLQEYELQHAPVLFELQLDALRETGLPAYTEVSKFPAAVRDLAVVVKQSVRVQDMLDAMRAALEKQGYGRFCQGLVLFDEFRPKAASAAIGADEKSLAFRVTLQDTGSTLQDETVDSAVRCMVDALTEAFQARLRG
- a CDS encoding integration host factor subunit alpha; this translates as MNDRDANSMTAAALGDMSDRQASTLDDATPDTRAPEVPTLTKAELAEMLFDQVGLNKRESKDMVEAFFDVIREALEHGDSVKLSGFGNFQLRDKPQRPGRNPKTGEVIPITARRVVTFHASQKLKGLVEERADIAG
- a CDS encoding MerR family transcriptional regulator, whose product is MSDKSSERIALPPIPAKRYFTIGEVSELCAVKPHVLRYWEQEFTQLKPVKRRGNRRYYQHHEVLLIRRIRELLYEQGFTINGARNRLDEGRHHTAAAPETADESREESPAALSIDVAGLRNELVEVQHLLAQLREIAKQG